Genomic segment of Populus nigra chromosome 6, ddPopNigr1.1, whole genome shotgun sequence:
AACATTGAGTGTACAGTGAAATTGGCTAAAAGGAGCATCACATAAACCATGAGCGTTGGTGTCCGCGAAAAGACTTGTTGAAAGAGCCACACAAATGAAGCATTCAGTTCCGAGTGAACCTTTTCCAGAATCCTTCGTAAATCTTCACCGTGAAGACTCCCCCTTGTATATAAAGCGTGGCTCTGAAGCTCTTGAATTATCAACACCATGGAAGCAAAGGCCCTCTTCACAGAGCAGTATGCAGAATTCCGCACAACTGCAAAACCCTTTTGCCATTTTAACTTCCTCTTAAGCATCCTTAATGACAAAGGAATGTCAACGCTATTTGCTCTCAGTTCAATGCTCATCCTTGCAATCTCATTTCTCCCTGGCCAATCTGGTGGCTCTGGTTGAATTCCAAGCAGACTAGGCTCCAGAAACTCAATCTTCGAAGGCAAAAACGAGTCGGAATTATTCCTATTTTTGCTGCTTTCTCCATCATTACTTTTAGAAATATTAGAACTGTCTGATACTGCATAAGCAGTGTCGTTGTGATCATTTTCGTCATCATCCACAACATCATAACTCCTTGCCAAATATTCAATCTCTTCGTTGTAAAACTCATCAAGACTGTCACTGCAAGATCTTTTCAAACCAGGACCTTTGAGATTCCTAGAAGAAccaaaaatgattgatggatggGGTAATAGACAAGCCAAACCTTGATTGCTTCCACCACCAAAATAAGATCTTGCAAAAACAGGTCTTCTACAAGTAGATGATAAAGGGGGAACTATGAGATGCAAACTTTGCAAAATCTCCAGTCCCATTTATTATTGGAgactttaaattttctaattcaatAGAAGAGGgctaaaaaaaactcgagtttcTCTCacggaagaagaaaaaaaaaaaacaagaaagagagaCAAGATACAGCAATTTATAATCAAGTCAAAAGTCCCATGTTGCCCGTGGAAAATCTTGCCTTTCTATATAAAATCAAGGGCACATTCAAGTCTAGAAGGTCCTGTTGCTTTTAATTCAATCCCACCTGAAAACATGGCCACAAAGCTACCCGTtagagtaaaaaagaaaatgaaaatgaaaatctcCTTTTGATGACATTGCTTTCACTTTCTCCACTCTCACATTTTCATAATTGAAGAACTATGTAAACATGTCTAAACAAAAGTAACGAGGTTttaatcacacacacacacacacacgaagcTTACCAGAATTTTGATGCTAAAAATGATAATCCTATCATGAAACCTGTCAggaattatttttatctcttcttgtaattggagaaagagagagagctagCTAGTACTAGAAGCAAGGGTGCTTGTCACATaagagtatttattttttttctattgtaatatactaggtttttttttttttttttcctctcccaaaaattcaaaactttgcAGTA
This window contains:
- the LOC133697081 gene encoding uncharacterized protein LOC133697081, with the translated sequence MGLEILQSLHLIVPPLSSTCRRPVFARSYFGGGSNQGLACLLPHPSIIFGSSRNLKGPGLKRSCSDSLDEFYNEEIEYLARSYDVVDDDENDHNDTAYAVSDSSNISKSNDGESSKNRNNSDSFLPSKIEFLEPSLLGIQPEPPDWPGRNEIARMSIELRANSVDIPLSLRMLKRKLKWQKGFAVVRNSAYCSVKRAFASMVLIIQELQSHALYTRGSLHGEDLRRILEKVHSELNASFVWLFQQVFSRTPTLMVYVMLLLANFTVHSMFGNIGVAATPSPRIFQETITTPDEMDQEQSNVDHAVGNNNGGAGKVDRSIGGSEGSDWHFGRISPFIRYPNLVPEETGEVSLPGNQEMDSVEDTVLWNAMVEEASRMQVESGYEVLDRETMKQFVSRVTVDLEPSDYVEYYRTDLLYQMAIAEDPKNPLLLSNYAQFLCTVRHDYDRAEKCFKRAIMVGPPDAEAFSHYADFLWRVRKDLWSAEERYLQALSIEPNNTEHASKYASFLWSTGGEETCFPLNAPQ